One window of the Gloeomargarita sp. SKYB120 genome contains the following:
- the secD gene encoding protein translocase subunit SecD, translating to MVGRQRLILLVVIALVLGALLVISRIPVRLGLDLQGGAQLTLQVKTTAEVKQITPQVLEAVQRVVENRINGLGVAEAVVQTVGNRQLLVQLPGVSDPQQAERVLGGTAQLEFRLQKPGTDTQQIQQLYTVREQLAALLKQPQNLSDPEQVKKDLQKANEALAAFYEPTGLTGKNLKDAFAQPLPAGNQWQVAIRFDGPGGQKFAELTKAIAGTGRTLGIFLDNQLISFPTVGPEFAATGITGGAAVITGNFTAESANDLAVQLRGGALPVPVEIVENRTVGATLGQDSIQRSYWAFAGGLALVLLFMVWYYRLPGLIADVALMIYALLTYAAFLLLGVTLTLPGIAGFILSIGMAVDANILIFERTREELQAGKSLYRSVEAGFYRAFSSILDGNVTTLIACAALFWLGTGMVKGFAVTLAIGVLVSMFTAITCSRTFLLFVLTIPALRRVEFYVPKSLLTSH from the coding sequence ATGGTCGGTCGGCAGCGGTTGATTCTTCTGGTGGTGATTGCCCTGGTGCTGGGGGCTTTGCTGGTGATTAGCCGTATCCCCGTGCGCTTGGGGCTGGATTTGCAGGGTGGGGCGCAGTTGACACTACAGGTGAAAACTACCGCCGAAGTCAAACAAATCACGCCCCAGGTGTTGGAAGCGGTACAGCGGGTGGTCGAAAACCGGATCAATGGGTTAGGCGTCGCTGAAGCCGTGGTGCAAACAGTGGGCAACCGTCAACTGCTGGTACAACTTCCCGGTGTGAGCGACCCCCAACAGGCAGAACGGGTGCTCGGCGGTACGGCCCAACTAGAATTTCGCTTGCAAAAGCCCGGCACCGATACCCAACAAATTCAACAGCTTTATACGGTGCGGGAGCAACTGGCCGCTTTGCTCAAGCAACCCCAGAACCTGTCCGACCCCGAACAAGTCAAAAAGGACTTGCAAAAAGCCAATGAAGCCCTGGCTGCGTTCTACGAACCGACAGGGTTGACCGGGAAAAATCTCAAGGATGCCTTTGCCCAACCGCTGCCCGCTGGGAATCAGTGGCAAGTGGCGATTCGGTTTGATGGGCCAGGGGGCCAAAAATTTGCGGAATTAACCAAAGCCATCGCCGGTACAGGCCGCACGCTCGGGATTTTTTTAGATAACCAGCTCATCAGTTTCCCCACCGTGGGGCCAGAATTTGCCGCCACAGGGATTACTGGGGGTGCAGCGGTGATTACCGGCAATTTTACGGCGGAATCGGCCAATGATTTAGCGGTGCAGTTGCGGGGTGGGGCGTTGCCGGTGCCCGTGGAAATTGTGGAAAACCGCACGGTGGGGGCGACTTTGGGCCAAGACAGTATCCAACGTAGTTATTGGGCGTTTGCCGGCGGTTTGGCGCTGGTGCTGCTGTTTATGGTGTGGTACTACCGCTTGCCGGGGTTGATTGCCGATGTGGCCTTGATGATCTATGCGCTGTTGACCTACGCGGCTTTTTTGCTGCTAGGTGTGACCCTGACGTTACCGGGCATTGCTGGATTTATTCTCAGTATTGGGATGGCCGTGGATGCCAACATCTTGATCTTTGAACGCACGCGGGAAGAGCTGCAAGCTGGTAAAAGTTTATATCGCTCTGTCGAAGCCGGTTTCTATCGGGCCTTCAGTAGCATTTTGGATGGAAATGTGACGACGTTGATTGCCTGTGCAGCGCTGTTTTGGCTTGGAACCGGCATGGTGAAAGGGTTTGCCGTGACCTTAGCCATTGGGGTGCTTGTCAGCATGTTTACCGCGATTACCTGCAGCCGGACATTTTTGCTGTTTGTGCTGACGATTCCAGCCCTGCGGCGGGTCGAGTTTTACGTGCCCAAATCCCTGCTGACTTCCCACTAA
- a CDS encoding helix-hairpin-helix domain-containing protein: protein MWQGRDDWFQRYPTWVYLSFIPWVGGIAQIWAGWVIRNYRLLGAGLAFTLVPLVLTDLLPLAWLGQIVLAFVYRTEFLVRTYPQHLPPPADPKLAAKILALRGKFDINTCSKEVLVHQLGLPIAYANDIIAMRESGHQFTHPEELTEIVGIPEATVQRIAPYLTFSYDIRQESYVSWRRANHFDAERLVAVGLEPDVAAQIVAERNRRGPYRSVVDIVKRTGLSTHQLRALL from the coding sequence ATGTGGCAAGGTCGTGACGACTGGTTCCAGCGCTATCCCACTTGGGTTTATCTGTCATTTATCCCGTGGGTTGGTGGCATAGCCCAAATTTGGGCGGGTTGGGTCATACGAAACTACCGGTTACTGGGGGCGGGATTAGCCTTTACACTTGTGCCGCTGGTTTTGACGGACCTGCTTCCTTTGGCCTGGCTAGGTCAAATCGTTCTGGCCTTTGTTTATCGTACTGAGTTTCTCGTTCGTACCTACCCCCAGCATTTGCCACCACCTGCCGACCCTAAGTTGGCGGCCAAAATACTGGCTCTGCGGGGCAAATTTGACATTAATACCTGCTCAAAAGAGGTGTTAGTTCATCAGCTAGGGTTGCCGATTGCCTACGCCAATGACATCATTGCGATGCGAGAAAGTGGCCACCAGTTTACTCACCCGGAAGAACTGACGGAAATTGTTGGTATTCCTGAAGCAACGGTGCAACGCATTGCGCCCTATCTGACGTTTAGTTACGATATTCGTCAAGAGAGTTATGTATCCTGGCGGCGGGCCAATCATTTCGATGCAGAGCGCTTGGTTGCTGTTGGTTTAGAGCCGGATGTAGCTGCTCAAATTGTGGCGGAACGCAACCGCCGGGGTCCCTATCGCTCGGTCGTAGATATCGTCAAACGCACTGGCCTGTCAACCCATCAATTGCGGGCGCTGCTTTAG
- a CDS encoding SHOCT domain-containing protein → MTLVDFFVLLLMSDADFDRRYNATATLPTASGTTVGVRDITLALADLKKLYEDGVITAEEYEQKRRDLLRRL, encoded by the coding sequence TTGACCCTTGTTGATTTTTTCGTGTTACTTTTGATGTCGGATGCGGACTTTGACCGGCGGTATAATGCCACGGCAACGCTACCGACGGCTTCAGGGACAACAGTTGGTGTTAGAGATATAACCCTTGCATTGGCAGACCTGAAAAAGCTTTACGAAGACGGCGTCATTACTGCTGAAGAATACGAACAAAAGCGCCGTGATCTGCTCCGCAGGCTCTAG
- a CDS encoding CapA family protein, with protein MGIQTLGHRRGQILYQTVRGVRLAWIGFSPYPNHNSVLDLTTARTLVRQARNQADVVIISAHMGAEGTSALHVHDRNEVFFGELRGNPIHFSRAMVASGADLVLGHGPHVPRAIEVYRGKLIAYSLGNFIGYGALSTAGEMGYSLILEVRLRADGQLVGARVIPIVISPNGIPLPDSRKRTIHLLQRLNRQDMPHSEWLLGDDGVFRPRVYPNSANLTRSGS; from the coding sequence GTGGGCATTCAGACGTTGGGTCACCGGCGGGGTCAGATTCTCTACCAAACCGTGCGGGGGGTGCGCCTGGCTTGGATTGGGTTCAGTCCTTACCCTAACCACAACTCAGTGCTGGACCTGACCACCGCCCGAACGTTAGTACGGCAGGCGCGCAACCAGGCGGATGTGGTCATCATTTCCGCCCACATGGGCGCTGAGGGCACCAGCGCGCTCCATGTCCATGACCGCAATGAAGTGTTTTTCGGCGAACTGCGTGGCAATCCCATCCATTTCAGCCGGGCGATGGTCGCTAGCGGCGCCGATTTGGTGTTGGGACATGGCCCTCACGTTCCTCGAGCCATTGAGGTCTATCGGGGCAAATTGATTGCCTACTCCCTAGGCAATTTCATCGGTTACGGCGCCCTGAGCACTGCAGGCGAGATGGGCTACTCTCTGATCCTGGAGGTGCGGCTACGGGCCGATGGACAACTGGTGGGCGCGCGGGTCATTCCGATTGTGATTTCCCCCAACGGCATTCCCCTTCCCGATAGTCGAAAACGCACCATCCACTTGCTCCAGCGTCTCAACCGCCAAGACATGCCCCACAGCGAATGGCTCCTGGGGGACGACGGCGTTTTCCGACCCCGCGTTTATCCCAACAGTGCGAACTTGACCCGTTCTGGGTCATGA
- a CDS encoding CapA family protein — protein sequence MPSCLWSQAQRGQPQALENLINRALAPRGLRVRVQRRARQLVIYCDPQASITPAQWTRFVQRGLQRLAYRSPQPVWLQGDNWQAVVYTGARSARPWLPWLLGSVSGVSLLVGGGLAYRWPRPIAETDPALAPATPMSPPPVIVLKAVGDVILGTDYPERRLHPAPQQLLQQVRAELAGADVVFGNLEAPLTTHPCSAKVPNQRSVFAFRMPPAYASLLRDAGFTLFHLANNHTGDFGEVGLRDSDILAECLTARGEANGALPGAGGHSDVGSPAGSDSLPNRAGGAPGLDWVQSLP from the coding sequence ATGCCGTCTTGCTTGTGGTCTCAGGCTCAGCGTGGACAGCCCCAGGCACTGGAGAATCTGATAAACCGGGCCTTGGCGCCCCGAGGCTTACGGGTACGGGTGCAACGCCGCGCTCGACAATTGGTGATTTACTGCGACCCCCAAGCCTCCATCACACCGGCCCAGTGGACGCGCTTTGTCCAGCGGGGATTACAGCGCTTAGCCTACCGTTCGCCGCAGCCCGTCTGGTTACAGGGGGACAACTGGCAAGCAGTGGTGTACACGGGAGCGCGGTCGGCTCGGCCTTGGTTGCCCTGGTTGTTGGGGAGCGTAAGTGGGGTATCGCTGTTGGTAGGAGGAGGATTGGCCTACCGCTGGCCGCGTCCCATCGCCGAGACGGATCCAGCCCTAGCGCCAGCAACGCCAATGTCTCCGCCCCCGGTGATCGTCCTCAAAGCCGTCGGAGATGTAATTTTGGGAACCGACTATCCTGAGCGCCGTCTCCATCCCGCACCCCAACAGTTATTACAGCAGGTGCGTGCAGAACTGGCAGGAGCCGATGTAGTATTCGGGAATTTGGAAGCGCCTTTAACCACCCACCCCTGCAGCGCTAAGGTTCCCAACCAGCGGTCGGTCTTTGCCTTTCGGATGCCGCCGGCCTACGCCAGTCTCCTGCGGGATGCGGGGTTTACCCTGTTCCACCTGGCTAACAACCACACTGGCGACTTTGGTGAGGTCGGTCTGCGGGACTCCGATATCCTCGCGGAGTGCCTGACGGCGCGCGGCGAAGCGAACGGTGCGTTACCTGGAGCAGGTGGGCATTCAGACGTTGGGTCACCGGCGGGGTCAGATTCTCTACCAAACCGTGCGGGGGGTGCGCCTGGCTTGGATTGGGTTCAGTCCTTACCCTAA
- a CDS encoding N-acetylmuramoyl-L-alanine amidase: METYYYRTGQWLARRIHKNLLRTTQAQDRGVRQTPFYVLRRSSMRATLVEVGYVTGAKDAPRLATASYRQRVAEGIVQGIHRYLDNLARSPVK, from the coding sequence GTGGAAACCTACTACTACCGAACCGGGCAATGGCTGGCCCGCCGTATCCATAAAAACCTGTTGCGCACGACCCAAGCGCAGGACCGCGGTGTGCGTCAAACGCCCTTTTATGTGTTGCGCCGGAGTTCGATGCGGGCAACGCTGGTGGAGGTGGGGTACGTGACCGGCGCCAAAGATGCGCCCCGATTAGCAACGGCGTCCTATCGTCAGCGCGTTGCGGAAGGAATTGTCCAGGGCATTCACCGCTACCTCGACAACTTGGCCCGCTCCCCAGTAAAGTAG
- a CDS encoding AMIN domain-containing protein, whose product MPSRWGMMICVLVAGLVSPAWSQATLQFWRYNPQTQGLEFQTDQPTQPRIQVVDLPGTRWPQLPITQHVGPTAVRIAQYCPDTVRLVVALSGVFSPEQVELSSQGNR is encoded by the coding sequence ATGCCCAGCCGCTGGGGAATGATGATTTGTGTGCTGGTTGCCGGTCTAGTGTCGCCAGCGTGGTCGCAAGCGACCCTGCAATTTTGGCGCTATAACCCCCAGACCCAAGGTCTCGAATTCCAGACCGACCAACCGACGCAACCCCGTATCCAGGTGGTGGATTTGCCAGGCACCCGCTGGCCGCAACTCCCCATCACCCAACATGTCGGCCCAACTGCAGTGCGTATCGCCCAGTACTGCCCGGATACGGTTCGCCTGGTGGTGGCTCTCTCTGGGGTGTTCAGCCCAGAGCAGGTGGAATTGTCGTCGCAGGGCAACCGCTAG
- a CDS encoding pentapeptide repeat-containing protein encodes MDAAELLALYAQGERDFSRANLSGVDLSGADLRGIDLTAAKLSGAYLTNTNLEGAILNQAILRETDLSGAFLKGAGLVMAKLSGAILWQADLTQADLGGANLCTGDLSHARLVEADLSRALLSGANLTQSDLSQANLWDADLSRANLRQANLTEASLRGADLSRAVLQGAILSRAKLSSCILNGANLRQAKLDGASLIQCDLSSANLREADLTGADLTGAIFDRAILVDTRLPETSALHA; translated from the coding sequence ATGGATGCTGCTGAATTGCTCGCGCTCTACGCTCAGGGTGAACGGGATTTTAGCCGCGCCAACCTCAGCGGTGTGGACCTGTCGGGGGCGGACTTGCGGGGGATTGACCTGACGGCGGCCAAACTGAGCGGCGCCTACCTGACCAACACCAACCTGGAGGGGGCGATTTTGAACCAAGCCATCTTGCGGGAAACCGACCTGAGCGGCGCGTTTCTCAAGGGCGCGGGCTTGGTGATGGCCAAACTCAGCGGCGCGATCCTGTGGCAGGCAGATTTGACCCAAGCCGATTTGGGGGGCGCTAACCTATGCACGGGGGACCTGAGCCATGCTCGCTTGGTGGAGGCGGACCTGAGCCGGGCGCTCCTGAGCGGCGCTAATCTAACCCAATCCGACCTGAGCCAGGCCAATCTGTGGGACGCGGACTTGAGCCGGGCTAACTTGCGGCAAGCGAATTTAACGGAAGCATCCCTGCGGGGCGCCGATCTCTCGCGGGCCGTTCTCCAGGGAGCGATTTTGAGCCGGGCGAAACTCTCAAGCTGCATTCTCAATGGGGCCAATTTGCGCCAGGCCAAGCTCGACGGCGCGAGTTTGATCCAGTGCGACCTGAGCAGCGCCAACCTCCGGGAAGCGGATTTGACGGGTGCAGACTTGACGGGCGCCATCTTCGACCGGGCGATTTTGGTGGACACCCGCTTGCCAGAAACGTCGGCGCTCCATGCGTGA
- a CDS encoding YraN family protein — protein MRDTGAAGENWLAAALQQRGWQVVAQRWRCPWGELDLVMWAGDTLVFVEVKTRRDRNWDADGAAAVTPTKQERLRQAAAFFLSQHPQWQNAPCRFDVALVRRRGRHYSLQAYLPGALC, from the coding sequence ATGCGTGATACCGGTGCGGCGGGCGAGAACTGGTTGGCGGCTGCTTTGCAACAACGGGGCTGGCAAGTCGTGGCCCAGCGCTGGCGCTGCCCGTGGGGAGAACTGGATTTGGTGATGTGGGCCGGCGATACGCTGGTATTTGTGGAGGTAAAAACCCGGCGGGACCGCAATTGGGACGCAGACGGCGCAGCGGCGGTTACACCCACCAAACAGGAACGGTTGCGGCAAGCGGCGGCGTTCTTTCTGAGCCAGCATCCCCAGTGGCAAAATGCACCCTGCCGGTTCGATGTAGCCTTAGTGCGGCGACGGGGACGGCATTACTCTCTCCAGGCTTACCTGCCAGGGGCCTTGTGCTAG
- the rpmG gene encoding 50S ribosomal protein L33, whose amino-acid sequence MAKSKGARLIITLECTECRTNPNKRSAGVSRYTTTKNRRNTTGRLELKKYCPYCNKHTLHRETK is encoded by the coding sequence ATGGCCAAGAGCAAGGGCGCGCGCTTGATTATCACCTTGGAGTGTACCGAGTGCCGCACGAATCCGAACAAGCGCTCAGCGGGGGTCTCTCGGTACACTACGACCAAGAATCGGCGCAATACGACCGGGCGCCTGGAATTGAAAAAATACTGCCCCTATTGCAACAAGCACACTCTGCATCGGGAGACAAAGTAG
- the rpsR gene encoding 30S ribosomal protein S18 encodes MTFYRRRVSPIKPSDPIDYKDIDLLRKFISEQGKILPRRVTGLTAKQQRQVTRAIKQARILALLPFVNREG; translated from the coding sequence ATGACGTTTTACCGGCGGCGGGTTTCTCCAATCAAGCCCAGCGATCCGATTGACTACAAGGACATTGACCTGCTGCGCAAGTTTATCAGCGAGCAGGGGAAGATTCTACCCCGGCGAGTGACGGGTCTGACCGCCAAGCAGCAGCGGCAAGTCACGCGCGCCATCAAGCAAGCGCGGATTCTGGCTCTGTTACCGTTTGTCAACCGAGAAGGCTAG
- the infC gene encoding translation initiation factor IF-3 yields the protein MLPNINERIRYPKIRLIDVDGTQLGIMSPREALALAQERELDLVLISEKADPPVCRIMDYGKYKFQQEKKAREAKKKQQTIEVKEVKMRYNIDEHDYQVRVNQARRFLKEGDKVKVTITFRGRESQHSELAEDLLKRLATDLQEVGQVQQVPQKEGRNMIMVLMPKKG from the coding sequence ATGCTACCGAACATTAACGAACGGATTCGGTATCCCAAGATTCGCCTGATTGATGTGGACGGTACGCAACTGGGGATCATGTCGCCTCGGGAGGCATTGGCTTTGGCCCAGGAGCGGGAATTGGACTTGGTCCTGATCAGTGAGAAGGCGGACCCGCCCGTGTGCCGGATCATGGATTACGGCAAGTACAAGTTCCAGCAGGAAAAAAAGGCGCGTGAGGCCAAGAAAAAACAGCAGACGATAGAGGTCAAAGAAGTGAAAATGCGCTACAACATTGACGAGCACGATTACCAGGTGCGGGTGAACCAGGCGCGCCGGTTTTTGAAAGAGGGGGACAAGGTCAAGGTGACCATCACGTTCCGGGGACGGGAATCTCAGCACAGCGAGCTGGCGGAGGACTTACTCAAACGCCTGGCCACCGATTTGCAAGAGGTGGGGCAGGTACAGCAGGTGCCTCAAAAGGAGGGCCGCAATATGATTATGGTGCTCATGCCCAAAAAAGGCTAG
- the purD gene encoding phosphoribosylamine--glycine ligase, whose amino-acid sequence METAMRVLVVGSGGREHALAWKLAQSSQVTKVFCVPGNGGTATHPKCVNMPMLPVDLEGIGRFALVQGVQLVVVGPEAPLALGLADHLREQGLLVLGPGRAGAQLEASKVWAKTLMQAEGIPTAPAQVFREVAPAQAYIEQQPLPVVVKVDGLAAGKGVTVAQTHAEAVQAVQAALVEGKFGAAGQQVLVETFLPGEEVSILALTDGKTLYPLLPAQDYKRVGVGDTGPNTGGMGACAPVPWMTTALQQRVEREIFQPLLAGLQRRGIDYRGVIYAGLMVTPAGDPVVVEFNCRFGDPETQAILPLLDSCLLELAVACAQGRLAEVPPPVWKPGYTATVVLASGGYPGEFVKGYPVRGLDLAEATGALVFHSGTRRERNQIFTDGGRVLSVTGYGPTLEAALAQAYGAVKHISFTDCYYRDDIGWRLRRA is encoded by the coding sequence GTGGAAACGGCCATGAGGGTGCTAGTAGTGGGAAGCGGCGGACGGGAACACGCGCTAGCTTGGAAGCTGGCCCAGTCTTCCCAGGTGACCAAGGTGTTCTGCGTGCCAGGCAATGGGGGGACGGCAACCCACCCCAAATGTGTGAATATGCCGATGCTGCCGGTGGACCTGGAGGGCATTGGCCGGTTTGCCCTGGTGCAGGGAGTGCAGCTGGTGGTGGTAGGACCAGAGGCCCCCTTGGCCTTAGGGCTAGCAGACCACCTGCGGGAACAGGGGCTGCTGGTGTTGGGACCCGGCCGAGCCGGCGCCCAATTGGAAGCCAGCAAGGTGTGGGCCAAGACCCTGATGCAAGCCGAGGGGATTCCCACCGCCCCCGCCCAAGTGTTCCGGGAGGTGGCTCCAGCCCAAGCCTACATTGAGCAGCAACCTCTGCCGGTCGTGGTGAAGGTGGATGGCCTAGCGGCGGGCAAGGGCGTAACGGTGGCCCAAACCCACGCGGAGGCGGTGCAGGCGGTGCAGGCGGCTCTGGTGGAGGGCAAGTTTGGCGCTGCTGGCCAGCAGGTTCTGGTGGAGACGTTTTTGCCAGGGGAGGAGGTCTCCATCCTAGCGCTGACGGATGGCAAAACCCTCTACCCGTTGCTCCCGGCCCAAGACTATAAGCGGGTGGGCGTGGGCGACACCGGGCCGAACACGGGGGGAATGGGAGCCTGTGCGCCAGTGCCCTGGATGACGACCGCGCTCCAGCAACGGGTAGAGCGGGAGATTTTTCAGCCCCTACTGGCGGGGTTGCAGCGGCGCGGCATTGACTACCGAGGCGTGATCTACGCGGGATTGATGGTCACCCCAGCGGGCGACCCTGTAGTGGTGGAATTTAACTGCCGCTTTGGCGACCCCGAGACCCAAGCCATCCTACCCCTGTTGGACTCCTGCCTGCTGGAGCTGGCGGTGGCCTGCGCCCAGGGACGGCTGGCCGAGGTGCCTCCTCCCGTCTGGAAACCCGGCTATACCGCGACGGTAGTGCTGGCCTCGGGCGGATATCCCGGCGAATTCGTCAAGGGCTATCCGGTGCGCGGCTTGGATTTAGCGGAAGCCACCGGCGCGCTGGTCTTCCACAGTGGCACCCGCCGGGAGCGCAACCAGATTTTCACCGATGGGGGACGGGTCCTCAGCGTCACAGGCTACGGCCCTACCCTCGAGGCGGCACTGGCCCAAGCCTACGGCGCCGTAAAACACATTAGCTTCACCGACTGCTACTACCGAGACGACATTGGCTGGCGCTTGCGGCGAGCCTAG
- a CDS encoding class I SAM-dependent methyltransferase, translated as MSLQTLPLTPDLHAYLLAHSLREPPLLQQLRAETQGLPGAAMQIAPEQGQFMALLVQAMGVRRAIEIGVFTGYSSLVVALALPADGYLLACDINPETTQIARRYWEKAGVAAKIDLRLAPAKDTLAALLAQGQAGQYDFAFIDADKENYLTYYEQCLALLRPGGLLLVDNVLWGGRVVDPQAQDAATEAIRAFNRRVYQDERVVLSMLPLADGLTLAWKRP; from the coding sequence GTGTCACTGCAGACCCTCCCCCTGACACCAGACCTCCACGCCTATCTACTGGCGCATTCGCTGCGGGAACCGCCCCTGTTGCAACAACTGCGCGCAGAGACCCAGGGGTTACCAGGCGCGGCGATGCAGATTGCCCCTGAACAGGGCCAGTTTATGGCGTTGCTGGTGCAGGCGATGGGCGTGCGGCGCGCTATTGAAATTGGAGTGTTCACCGGCTACAGCAGCCTAGTGGTGGCCCTGGCCCTGCCGGCGGACGGGTACTTGCTGGCCTGCGACATCAACCCAGAAACCACTCAAATTGCCCGTCGCTACTGGGAAAAAGCCGGGGTGGCCGCCAAAATTGACCTGCGCTTGGCCCCAGCCAAGGATACGCTGGCGGCACTGCTAGCCCAGGGACAAGCCGGACAGTACGACTTTGCCTTCATTGACGCCGACAAGGAGAATTACCTGACCTACTACGAACAGTGCCTAGCCCTGCTGCGACCAGGGGGTCTGCTGCTGGTGGACAATGTGTTGTGGGGCGGGCGGGTGGTGGACCCCCAAGCCCAGGATGCCGCTACAGAGGCAATACGCGCCTTCAATCGCCGGGTTTATCAGGACGAGCGGGTGGTGCTGAGTATGCTGCCGCTGGCGGACGGGTTGACCCTTGCGTGGAAACGGCCATGA
- a CDS encoding glycosyltransferase, with amino-acid sequence MRTLYFLVPGTGKPYHCGGLWAELRTLELAQSLGPAALVTYRQREPGHLFLADLLKQPPADGIFVVSWGFHVPRLLGRLRAYPVVYHAHSVGYGFRIPPGVPIVTVSRHSLGYWGQRAPHAPIYYLPNVLSDEFTNRHQPRDIDVLILARKSSTYLLRQLAPQLRQHCRVEVIDWFVPSLADWFNRSRVYLYDSAAYWAVQGVSEGFGLQPLEALACGCYVFSSVNGGLADYLDPGANCEQIGCYDTGYDVQRILRVLREPPPPLPPECLAEYRAPQVRRKLQRIWQALEDFFDYRQQHPTGDIAPLTPLRLWRQRWQHWGRRARQLLKKWSR; translated from the coding sequence ATGCGGACGTTGTACTTTCTGGTTCCCGGCACCGGCAAGCCTTATCACTGCGGCGGTCTTTGGGCGGAATTACGCACCCTGGAATTGGCACAATCCCTGGGTCCAGCGGCGCTGGTGACTTACCGCCAACGCGAACCCGGCCACCTGTTTCTGGCTGACCTGCTGAAACAACCCCCAGCAGACGGGATCTTCGTGGTCAGTTGGGGGTTTCACGTGCCGCGCCTGTTAGGGCGACTGCGGGCCTATCCGGTGGTTTATCACGCCCACAGCGTCGGTTATGGGTTTCGGATACCGCCTGGCGTGCCCATTGTCACGGTCAGCCGCCACAGCCTGGGATATTGGGGGCAAAGGGCACCCCACGCTCCCATCTACTACCTGCCCAACGTGCTCAGCGACGAGTTCACCAACCGCCACCAGCCCCGCGATATTGACGTGCTGATCCTGGCGCGCAAGTCCTCGACCTACCTACTCCGGCAACTGGCTCCCCAACTTCGCCAGCATTGCCGCGTGGAAGTCATTGATTGGTTTGTCCCGAGCCTGGCGGACTGGTTTAACCGCAGCCGGGTCTATCTGTACGACTCAGCCGCCTACTGGGCAGTGCAGGGTGTGAGTGAAGGATTCGGGTTGCAACCGTTGGAGGCGCTCGCTTGCGGTTGTTACGTGTTTTCCAGCGTCAACGGCGGCTTGGCCGATTATCTCGACCCGGGCGCCAACTGCGAGCAAATCGGCTGTTACGACACGGGTTACGACGTCCAGCGCATCCTGCGGGTTTTGCGGGAACCACCGCCGCCGCTGCCCCCCGAGTGCCTGGCCGAGTACCGCGCCCCGCAGGTCCGCCGCAAGCTGCAACGGATTTGGCAAGCCCTAGAGGACTTCTTCGACTACCGGCAGCAGCACCCTACCGGCGACATTGCCCCCCTCACGCCGCTACGTCTCTGGCGACAACGATGGCAGCACTGGGGCCGCCGAGCCAGGCAACTGTTAAAAAAATGGTCGAGATGA
- a CDS encoding PspA/IM30 family protein, translating into MGLFDRLSRLLRANLNAAISAAEDPEKILDQALLDMQEDQVQLRQAVAQAMAAHKRVEQQYNQNLALAEEWYRKAQLALQKGEEELAKQALARRKSYADTAAALKTQLDQQSVQLENLRRQMTALESKIAEARTKKDMLKARLRAAKATEQVNQALGKVGTSGAMAAFERMEEKVLTQEARAQVAGELAADTLEEQFKALEGNTDLDAELLALKAQMGMLPSPSASPQPLPQSVQQSELEPS; encoded by the coding sequence ATGGGTTTGTTTGACCGTTTGAGCCGGTTGTTGCGCGCCAATTTAAACGCCGCCATCAGCGCCGCTGAAGACCCAGAAAAAATCCTGGACCAAGCCCTGCTCGATATGCAGGAGGACCAGGTGCAATTGCGGCAGGCGGTGGCGCAGGCGATGGCCGCCCACAAACGGGTTGAGCAGCAGTACAACCAGAATCTGGCTCTGGCGGAGGAGTGGTATCGCAAGGCCCAGTTGGCTCTCCAGAAAGGGGAGGAGGAACTGGCGAAACAAGCCCTGGCCCGGCGCAAGAGCTATGCAGACACGGCGGCGGCCCTGAAGACCCAGTTGGACCAGCAGTCGGTGCAGTTGGAGAACCTGCGTCGCCAGATGACGGCCCTGGAGAGCAAAATCGCCGAGGCCCGTACCAAGAAGGACATGCTCAAAGCGCGACTGCGGGCGGCCAAGGCGACAGAACAGGTGAATCAAGCCCTGGGCAAAGTGGGAACTAGCGGCGCCATGGCGGCCTTCGAGCGGATGGAAGAAAAAGTGCTCACCCAGGAGGCACGGGCACAGGTGGCGGGAGAATTGGCTGCGGACACGCTGGAGGAGCAGTTCAAGGCGCTGGAGGGAAATACCGACTTAGACGCCGAGTTGCTGGCCCTTAAGGCGCAAATGGGGATGTTACCCAGCCCCAGCGCGTCACCCCAACCCTTGCCCCAGTCCGTGCAGCAGAGCGAGTTGGAACCATCCTAG